A region from the Thauera humireducens genome encodes:
- a CDS encoding YbfB/YjiJ family MFS transporter: MNDQIQRMKVLGAGIFSLILALGVARFAYTPLLPLMQQQAGLSLAEGGWLAAINYAGYLSGALIAASISDLVLKDRLFRVGMVVAVLTTLMMGLTTNVTLWAVSRYFAGLSSAAAMLLGTGLILNWLIRHNHRSELGIHFAGIGLGIAGCAAAVALMGPSLDWRTQWFVFTAIACVLLVPALGWLPAPDTSPVTRSGAPMHDNPPSPLFLRLFMASYFCAGVGYVVSATFIVAIVDRLPGLEGRGTMSFLAIGLAAAPACIVWDFVARRTGELNALILAAVLQIVGILLPVAVGGLGGAILGALLFGGTFIGMVSLVLTMAGRYYPTRPAKMMGKMTLSYGAAQIIGPAATGWLAASFGSYAGGLYLAAGMMVLGTLLLFMLKAVERRDIAARASAEPCMQA, encoded by the coding sequence ATGAACGACCAGATCCAACGCATGAAGGTGCTCGGCGCCGGCATCTTCAGCCTCATTCTCGCGCTGGGTGTCGCGCGCTTCGCCTATACGCCGCTGCTGCCGCTGATGCAGCAGCAGGCCGGCCTGAGCCTGGCCGAGGGCGGCTGGCTGGCGGCGATCAACTATGCGGGCTATCTGTCGGGCGCGCTGATCGCGGCCTCGATCAGCGATCTGGTACTGAAGGACCGCCTGTTCCGCGTCGGCATGGTGGTGGCCGTGCTGACCACGCTGATGATGGGCCTGACCACCAACGTGACGCTGTGGGCGGTGTCGCGCTACTTCGCCGGCCTCTCCAGCGCGGCGGCGATGCTGCTCGGGACCGGGCTGATCCTGAATTGGCTGATCCGCCACAACCACCGCAGCGAGCTGGGCATCCACTTTGCCGGCATCGGCCTGGGCATCGCCGGCTGTGCGGCCGCCGTTGCACTGATGGGGCCGTCGCTCGACTGGCGCACGCAGTGGTTCGTGTTCACCGCCATCGCGTGCGTGCTGCTGGTGCCCGCGCTGGGCTGGCTGCCCGCGCCCGACACCAGTCCGGTGACCAGGAGCGGTGCGCCGATGCACGACAACCCGCCCAGCCCGCTGTTCCTGCGCCTGTTCATGGCGTCCTACTTCTGCGCGGGGGTGGGCTACGTGGTCAGCGCGACCTTCATCGTCGCCATCGTCGATCGCCTGCCAGGCCTGGAAGGGCGCGGCACCATGAGCTTTCTCGCCATCGGTCTGGCAGCCGCGCCGGCCTGTATCGTGTGGGACTTCGTCGCGCGCCGCACCGGCGAGCTCAACGCGTTGATCCTCGCCGCGGTGCTGCAGATCGTCGGCATCCTGCTGCCTGTGGCGGTGGGCGGACTGGGTGGTGCGATCCTGGGTGCGCTGCTGTTCGGCGGTACCTTCATCGGCATGGTCAGCCTGGTGCTGACGATGGCCGGGCGCTACTACCCGACGCGGCCGGCCAAGATGATGGGCAAGATGACCCTCTCCTACGGTGCCGCGCAGATCATCGGCCCGGCGGCGACCGGCTGGCTGGCGGCGAGCTTCGGCAGCTACGCCGGCGGGCTCTACCTGGCCGCGGGCATGATGGTGCTGGGTACCCTGCTGCTGTTCATGCTGAAGGCGGTGGAGCGGCGCGACATCGCGGCACGCGCGTCCGCCGAGCCATGCATGCAGGCCTGA
- a CDS encoding bacteriohemerythrin, translating into MPITWNPELDTGIDVIDQQHRRIVNYINALEVANATRDRAAIGRTLDELVEYTISHFAFEESLQEEAGYAFSKPHKRVHELFVRRVNEYVERHRLGDDIGDELYKLLATWLVNHIKRDDSDYVGAVKANMIGIIAEKRERQDGGWFRRFFRRAA; encoded by the coding sequence GTGCCCATTACCTGGAACCCCGAGCTCGATACCGGCATCGACGTGATCGATCAGCAGCATCGACGCATTGTCAATTACATCAACGCGCTAGAAGTGGCCAATGCAACCCGGGACCGGGCTGCAATCGGGCGTACGCTTGATGAACTGGTCGAATACACGATTTCGCACTTTGCCTTCGAGGAAAGCCTGCAGGAAGAAGCCGGCTACGCCTTCAGCAAGCCGCACAAGCGTGTGCACGAGCTGTTCGTGCGGCGGGTCAATGAGTACGTCGAGCGTCACCGCCTGGGCGACGACATCGGCGATGAACTGTACAAGTTGCTCGCGACCTGGCTGGTCAACCACATCAAGCGCGATGACAGCGACTACGTCGGCGCGGTGAAGGCGAACATGATCGGCATCATCGCCGAAAAGCGCGAACGTCAGGACGGCGGCTGGTTCCGCCGCTTCTTCCGCAGGGCGGCCTGA
- a CDS encoding TerB family tellurite resistance protein translates to MLRTLKQLFNTLTPPTAELAVPEHTLQLAAAVLLIEMMRADSHCGHEERQAAVDALAVKFALGDDEVARLMELADATSRDAPDLYSFTSKLNRGFNPEQKVRMVEYLWQVAYADGQLSHHETHLMLKLGDLLYIPRGDFVAAKQRARAAAGLAAE, encoded by the coding sequence ATGCTCAGAACGCTGAAACAGCTCTTCAATACCCTGACTCCGCCGACGGCCGAACTCGCCGTACCGGAACACACCCTCCAGCTCGCGGCCGCGGTCCTGCTGATCGAGATGATGCGTGCCGACAGCCACTGCGGGCACGAGGAGCGTCAGGCCGCGGTCGATGCGCTCGCGGTCAAATTTGCCCTGGGAGACGACGAAGTCGCGCGCCTGATGGAGCTCGCCGATGCGACCTCGCGCGACGCGCCGGATCTCTACTCCTTCACCTCGAAGCTCAACCGGGGCTTCAACCCCGAGCAGAAGGTGAGGATGGTCGAGTACCTGTGGCAGGTCGCCTATGCGGATGGGCAGTTGAGCCACCATGAGACGCACCTGATGCTGAAGCTCGGCGACCTGCTCTACATTCCGCGCGGTGACTTCGTGGCCGCCAAGCAACGCGCACGTGCGGCGGCCGGTCTCGCTGCCGAGTGA
- a CDS encoding c-type cytochrome, which produces MPRFALPSLLILLTLAACSGPVEDTRPGQPVKQRQDAFKAMLRSFEPMGKMLRDNRYQPDEFARLASELVSRRDAPWGHFGPDTNYPPTKAKAAVWERPQAFEAERITFFALTDALAQAAQTRDKAAAQAAYDKVHASCKSCHDEFKK; this is translated from the coding sequence ATGCCCCGATTCGCCCTTCCTTCCCTGCTGATCCTGCTGACCCTCGCCGCCTGCAGCGGTCCGGTCGAAGACACCCGGCCCGGACAGCCGGTGAAGCAGCGCCAGGACGCCTTCAAGGCCATGCTGCGCAGCTTCGAGCCGATGGGCAAGATGCTGCGCGACAACCGCTACCAGCCCGACGAATTCGCCCGCCTGGCTTCCGAGCTGGTGAGCCGCCGCGATGCGCCCTGGGGCCACTTCGGGCCCGATACCAACTACCCCCCGACCAAGGCCAAAGCCGCGGTGTGGGAGCGCCCGCAGGCCTTCGAAGCCGAGCGCATCACCTTCTTCGCGTTGACCGACGCCCTGGCGCAGGCCGCGCAGACGCGCGACAAGGCAGCCGCCCAGGCGGCCTACGACAAGGTCCACGCGAGCTGCAAGTCGTGCCACGACGAATTCAAGAAGTGA
- a CDS encoding tetratricopeptide repeat protein — MKPHVFVAMPFGIKPGHDGAPIDFNRIYDDYLVPALAAAGLEAFRVEQELRAGDIRTDLFQELLLADLVVADLTLDDPNVWYELGVRHALRAHGVILVQWPRPAQPFDRYTEHKLHYRLKDGRPDPATLAEDRAALTRMAEAALQAWQDRQRSPVYSLLPHLREPDWKTLLPGVRNAFTVACEEWMRRMAVARQNGRAGDILVLADEMPTRALRIEARHAAGEVLLKLRHHDFALEQFEAVLALDAGYKPARERKAVCLGRLGRLEEAREWVRRLSETYPHDAGVWALSGRIETDNWVSRWWRDGASAAELRGAAESEDAALAEAIEPYRKAFVIDPAHHCSGVKALMLLRLRRHLGGDGEPAPIDDLVGGVRWAALSAQERNPQDCRARASHAALCLLVEPLETVCRAYGATAAAANGDWIALASSRQTLCLLRDLEFRPRETAAALGIIDREIARSTPPLQPRRVFLFSGHMIDAPDRASPRFPPDKEGIAARRIAAALDALGAGPGDLALAQGASGGDLLFLEACKVRGVRLQLMLPFAEPAFIERSVRPATDGARWCARYRALRAGLPDAPRTMPAELGPLPRISPTAWMDPYERCNRWLLYTALALGIDRVHFLCLWNGDGGDGSGGTAHMYEEVRRRTGRVTWIDARTL, encoded by the coding sequence ATGAAGCCTCATGTCTTCGTCGCCATGCCGTTCGGCATCAAGCCGGGTCACGACGGCGCGCCGATCGACTTCAACCGCATCTACGACGATTACCTGGTCCCTGCGCTGGCGGCAGCGGGGCTGGAGGCGTTTCGCGTCGAGCAGGAACTGCGTGCCGGAGACATCCGCACCGACCTGTTCCAGGAGTTGCTGCTCGCCGACCTGGTGGTGGCCGACCTCACGCTCGACGATCCGAATGTCTGGTACGAGCTCGGGGTGCGCCACGCCTTGCGCGCGCACGGCGTGATCCTGGTGCAGTGGCCGCGGCCGGCGCAGCCCTTCGACCGCTACACCGAGCACAAGCTGCATTACCGGCTGAAGGACGGCCGGCCTGACCCCGCGACACTGGCCGAGGATCGCGCGGCCCTGACCCGCATGGCGGAGGCGGCGCTGCAGGCCTGGCAGGACCGCCAGCGGAGTCCGGTGTACAGCCTGCTGCCGCACCTGCGGGAGCCGGACTGGAAAACCCTTCTGCCGGGGGTGCGCAACGCGTTCACCGTCGCCTGCGAAGAATGGATGCGCCGCATGGCGGTGGCGCGGCAGAACGGCCGTGCCGGTGACATCCTGGTACTGGCCGACGAGATGCCGACGCGCGCACTGCGTATCGAGGCCCGCCACGCGGCGGGTGAAGTCCTGCTCAAGCTGCGCCATCACGATTTTGCCCTCGAGCAGTTCGAGGCCGTGCTCGCGCTCGATGCCGGATACAAGCCGGCGCGCGAACGGAAGGCTGTCTGCCTCGGCCGCCTGGGGCGCCTGGAGGAAGCGCGCGAATGGGTGCGCCGGCTGAGCGAGACGTATCCGCACGATGCCGGGGTGTGGGCCTTGTCAGGCCGCATCGAGACGGACAACTGGGTGAGCCGCTGGTGGCGAGACGGCGCGTCTGCGGCGGAACTGCGCGGGGCCGCGGAGTCCGAAGATGCTGCGCTGGCCGAGGCGATCGAACCGTATCGCAAAGCCTTCGTCATTGATCCCGCGCACCATTGTTCCGGCGTCAAGGCGCTCATGCTGCTGAGATTGCGACGCCATCTGGGGGGCGACGGCGAGCCGGCTCCGATCGACGACCTCGTCGGCGGGGTGCGATGGGCGGCGCTGAGTGCGCAGGAACGCAACCCCCAGGACTGCAGGGCCCGCGCGAGTCATGCCGCGTTGTGCCTGCTGGTGGAACCGCTCGAGACGGTTTGCCGGGCGTACGGCGCCACGGCCGCGGCCGCCAACGGCGACTGGATTGCGCTCGCCTCCAGCCGCCAGACCTTGTGCCTGCTGCGCGACCTCGAATTCCGCCCGCGCGAGACGGCGGCGGCGCTCGGGATCATCGACCGCGAGATCGCCCGCAGCACGCCGCCCTTGCAGCCGCGGCGCGTGTTCCTGTTCAGCGGGCACATGATCGACGCCCCCGATCGTGCCAGCCCGCGCTTTCCGCCGGACAAGGAAGGGATCGCGGCACGGAGGATCGCGGCGGCGCTCGATGCGCTCGGTGCGGGCCCCGGCGACCTGGCGCTGGCCCAGGGTGCCAGCGGGGGCGACCTGCTGTTTCTCGAGGCCTGCAAGGTGCGCGGCGTGCGCCTGCAGTTGATGCTGCCCTTTGCCGAGCCGGCGTTCATCGAGCGCTCGGTCCGGCCCGCCACGGACGGCGCGCGCTGGTGCGCGCGTTATCGCGCCTTGCGTGCCGGGTTGCCGGATGCGCCGCGCACGATGCCGGCTGAACTGGGCCCGCTGCCCAGGATCAGCCCCACGGCGTGGATGGATCCCTACGAGCGCTGCAACCGCTGGCTGTTGTACACGGCCCTGGCGCTGGGGATCGACCGCGTGCATTTCCTCTGCCTGTGGAACGGCGACGGTGGCGACGGCTCCGGCGGTACGGCGCACATGTACGAGGAGGTCAGGCGCAGGACGGGCCGCGTCACCTGGATCGACGCCCGAACGCTGTGA
- a CDS encoding YgjP-like metallopeptidase domain-containing protein produces the protein MRPRAAPDYLAGYPPHLREQVAALIEQGRFAEVLCKRYPHAHTVRSDSALYDYVQVLKAEHMRAAPPLSKVCFDNTLHVIRNALGTHTAVSRVQGSRLQAKREIRVSTLFREVPLAFLRMIVVHELAHLRVREHDKAFYQLCLHMEPQYHQYEFDLRAYLSYRDAAGAPLWTG, from the coding sequence ATGCGCCCCAGGGCCGCCCCCGACTATCTCGCCGGCTACCCGCCGCATCTGCGCGAACAGGTCGCCGCGCTGATCGAACAGGGCCGCTTCGCCGAGGTACTCTGCAAGCGCTATCCGCACGCGCACACGGTGCGCTCCGACAGCGCACTGTACGACTACGTGCAGGTCTTGAAGGCAGAGCACATGCGTGCGGCACCGCCACTCAGCAAGGTCTGCTTCGACAACACGCTGCACGTGATCCGCAACGCGCTCGGCACCCACACCGCAGTCTCGCGCGTGCAGGGCAGCCGCCTGCAGGCCAAACGCGAGATCCGTGTCTCGACCCTCTTCCGCGAGGTGCCGCTGGCGTTCCTGCGCATGATCGTCGTCCATGAGCTCGCGCACCTGCGCGTGCGCGAGCACGACAAGGCCTTCTACCAGCTGTGCCTGCACATGGAGCCGCAGTACCACCAGTACGAGTTCGATCTGCGCGCCTATCTCAGCTATCGGGACGCGGCAGGGGCGCCGCTGTGGACGGGCTGA
- a CDS encoding NADP-dependent isocitrate dehydrogenase has product MAEGKSKIIYTLTDEAPMLATCAFLPIIRTFTEPAGIEIEKADISVAGRVLAEFPEFLTEAQRVPDTLAELGRLTLLPDTNIIKLPNISASVAQLKACIKELQEKGYAVPNYPENPTTDEEKAIRARYGKCLGSAVNPVLREGNSDRRAPAAVKNFAKKHPHSMGEWKQWSQTHVSHMHHGDFYHGEKSMTLDKARDVKMELITKSGKTIVLKPKVSLLDGEIIDSMFMSKKALCEFYEKELDDCREAGILFSLHVKATMMKVSHPIVFGHCVKIYYKDAFEKHGKLFEELGINVNNGMVDLYEKIKTLPESKHDEIIRDLHACHEHRPELAMVDSAKGITNFHSPNDIIVDASMPAMIRQGGKMWGSDGKQYDSKCVMPESTFARIYQEMINFCKWHGNFDPRTMGTVPNVGLMAQKAEEYGSHDKTFEIPEDGVANITDLATGEVLLSQNVEAGDIWRMCQVKDAPIRDWVKLAVTRARNSGMPAIFWLDPYRPHENELIKKVKTYLKDHDTSGLDIQIMSQVRAMRYTLERVVRGLDTISVTGNILRDYLTDLFPIMELGTSAKMLSIVPLMNGGGMYETGAGGSAPKHVQQLTQENHLRWDSLGEFLALAVSMEDLGIKTGNARAKLLAKTLDEATGRLLDENKSPSPKTGQLDNRGSQFYLAMFWAERLAGQTEDAELAARFAPLAKALRDNEAKIVEELTVVQGKPADIGGYYKADSDKTKAVMRPSATLNAILKAARAA; this is encoded by the coding sequence ATGGCTGAGGGGAAATCCAAGATCATCTACACGCTCACGGACGAGGCGCCGATGCTCGCCACGTGCGCGTTCCTGCCCATTATCCGTACCTTCACCGAGCCGGCGGGCATCGAGATCGAGAAGGCCGACATCTCGGTCGCCGGTCGCGTGCTGGCCGAGTTTCCGGAATTCCTGACCGAGGCGCAGCGCGTGCCGGACACGCTGGCCGAACTCGGCCGCCTGACCCTGCTGCCCGACACCAACATCATCAAGCTGCCCAACATCAGCGCATCGGTTGCGCAGCTGAAGGCGTGCATCAAGGAGCTGCAGGAGAAGGGCTACGCCGTTCCGAACTATCCCGAGAACCCGACCACGGACGAAGAGAAGGCGATCAGGGCCCGTTACGGGAAGTGCCTGGGCTCGGCCGTCAACCCGGTGCTGCGCGAAGGCAACTCCGACCGCCGCGCCCCCGCCGCGGTGAAGAACTTCGCCAAGAAGCACCCGCACTCGATGGGTGAATGGAAGCAGTGGTCGCAGACCCATGTCTCCCACATGCACCATGGCGACTTCTATCACGGCGAAAAGTCGATGACGCTCGACAAGGCGCGCGACGTCAAGATGGAGCTGATCACCAAGTCGGGCAAGACCATCGTGCTCAAGCCGAAGGTTTCGCTGCTGGACGGCGAGATCATCGATTCGATGTTCATGAGCAAGAAGGCGCTGTGCGAGTTCTACGAGAAGGAACTCGACGACTGCCGCGAAGCAGGCATCCTGTTCTCGCTGCACGTGAAGGCGACGATGATGAAGGTCTCGCACCCGATCGTGTTCGGTCACTGCGTCAAGATCTACTACAAGGATGCGTTCGAGAAGCACGGCAAGCTGTTCGAAGAGCTCGGCATCAACGTCAACAACGGCATGGTCGACCTGTACGAGAAGATCAAGACCCTGCCCGAGTCCAAGCACGACGAGATCATCCGCGACCTGCACGCCTGCCATGAGCACCGCCCCGAGCTGGCGATGGTTGATTCGGCCAAGGGCATCACCAACTTCCATTCGCCCAACGACATCATCGTCGACGCCTCGATGCCGGCCATGATCCGCCAGGGCGGCAAGATGTGGGGTTCGGACGGCAAGCAGTACGACAGCAAGTGCGTCATGCCGGAATCGACCTTCGCCCGCATCTACCAGGAGATGATCAACTTCTGCAAATGGCACGGCAACTTCGACCCGCGCACGATGGGCACGGTGCCGAACGTCGGCCTGATGGCGCAGAAGGCCGAAGAGTACGGCTCGCACGACAAGACCTTCGAGATCCCCGAGGACGGCGTCGCCAACATCACCGACCTTGCCACCGGCGAGGTACTGCTGTCGCAGAACGTTGAAGCGGGCGACATCTGGCGCATGTGCCAGGTCAAGGACGCGCCGATCCGCGACTGGGTCAAGCTCGCCGTGACCCGCGCGCGCAACTCCGGCATGCCGGCGATCTTCTGGCTCGACCCCTATCGTCCGCACGAGAACGAGCTGATCAAGAAGGTGAAGACCTACCTGAAGGATCACGACACCAGCGGCCTCGACATCCAGATCATGTCGCAGGTGCGCGCGATGCGTTACACGCTCGAGCGCGTGGTGCGCGGCCTGGACACGATCTCGGTGACCGGCAACATCCTGCGCGACTACCTGACCGACCTGTTCCCGATCATGGAACTGGGCACCTCGGCCAAGATGCTGTCGATCGTGCCGCTGATGAACGGTGGCGGCATGTACGAAACCGGTGCCGGCGGTTCGGCGCCCAAGCACGTCCAGCAGCTCACTCAGGAAAATCACCTGCGCTGGGATTCGCTGGGCGAGTTCCTGGCGCTGGCGGTGTCGATGGAAGACCTGGGCATCAAGACCGGCAACGCCAGGGCCAAGCTGTTGGCCAAGACGCTGGACGAGGCCACCGGCAGGCTGCTCGACGAGAACAAGTCGCCGTCGCCCAAGACCGGCCAGCTCGACAACCGCGGCAGCCAGTTCTACCTGGCGATGTTCTGGGCCGAGCGCCTGGCCGGGCAGACCGAGGATGCCGAACTGGCCGCCCGGTTCGCGCCGCTCGCCAAGGCCCTGCGCGACAACGAAGCCAAGATCGTCGAGGAACTGACGGTGGTGCAGGGCAAGCCGGCCGACATCGGCGGCTACTACAAGGCCGATTCCGATAAGACCAAGGCCGTGATGCGCCCGAGCGCGACGCTCAACGCCATCCTGAAGGCCGCGCGCGCCGCCTGA
- the gpmI gene encoding 2,3-bisphosphoglycerate-independent phosphoglycerate mutase produces the protein MLQKFPAFAGVPGPVVVIVMDGYGIPKHDVGSAIDAARKPTLDRLFAKYPNIRLRAHGTAVGMPSDDDMGNSEVGHNAIGAGQVYAQGAALVANAIAEGAIWQGEAWQQIVAGAKAGRGVLHFIGLFSDGNVHSHIDHLKAMVVQAKAEGVKTVRIHALLDGRDVPETSALDYVVPFEAFLRDISTGGFDARIASGGGRQTITMDRYDANWPMVERGWRTHVLGEGPQFANATEAVNGLRERNPGTIDQDLPEFVIAENGNPIGTIEDGDSVVFYNFRGDRAIEITRAFVEENFTEFDRVRTPRVTYAGMLQYDGDLQLPKRFLVAPPAIKDTSSEWFSKSGLAQYACSETQKFGHVTYFWNGNRSNKFEGETWQEVPSDVVPFEQRPWMKAAEITDAMIAALQSGQYKVLRCNYANGDMVGHTGNFRAATMAIEAVDLALSRLLPAIDAAGGVALITADHGNADEMFELDKKTKQPAQNKDGSFKAKTAHTLNPVPLVLYDNVSGGRLDLTQTDTAGLSNIAATVANLLGLQKHDTWDESLLNVK, from the coding sequence ATGCTGCAAAAATTCCCCGCCTTCGCCGGCGTTCCGGGCCCTGTCGTCGTGATCGTCATGGATGGCTACGGCATCCCGAAGCATGACGTGGGCAGCGCCATCGACGCCGCGCGCAAGCCGACGCTGGACCGCCTGTTCGCAAAGTACCCCAACATCCGCCTGCGTGCCCACGGCACCGCGGTCGGCATGCCGTCGGACGACGACATGGGCAACTCCGAGGTCGGCCACAACGCGATCGGCGCCGGCCAGGTCTATGCGCAGGGCGCCGCGCTGGTGGCCAACGCCATTGCCGAAGGTGCGATCTGGCAGGGCGAGGCCTGGCAGCAGATCGTCGCCGGCGCCAAGGCCGGCCGGGGGGTGCTCCACTTCATCGGCCTGTTCTCCGACGGCAACGTGCACAGCCACATCGACCACCTCAAGGCGATGGTCGTGCAGGCCAAGGCCGAAGGCGTGAAGACCGTGCGCATCCACGCCCTGCTGGATGGCCGCGACGTGCCCGAGACCAGCGCGCTGGACTACGTCGTCCCCTTCGAAGCCTTCCTGCGGGACATCAGCACCGGCGGCTTCGACGCCCGCATCGCCTCCGGCGGTGGCCGCCAGACCATCACGATGGACCGCTACGACGCCAACTGGCCGATGGTCGAACGCGGCTGGCGGACTCACGTGCTGGGCGAAGGCCCGCAGTTCGCCAACGCCACCGAGGCGGTGAACGGTCTGCGTGAGCGCAACCCGGGCACCATCGACCAGGACCTGCCCGAGTTCGTCATCGCCGAGAATGGCAATCCGATCGGCACCATCGAGGACGGCGATTCGGTCGTGTTCTACAACTTCCGTGGCGACCGCGCGATCGAGATCACCCGCGCCTTCGTGGAAGAGAACTTCACCGAATTCGACCGCGTGCGCACCCCGCGCGTGACCTACGCCGGCATGCTGCAGTACGACGGCGACCTGCAGCTGCCCAAGCGTTTCCTGGTCGCACCGCCAGCAATCAAGGACACGTCCAGCGAGTGGTTCAGCAAATCGGGCCTGGCGCAGTACGCCTGCTCCGAGACGCAGAAGTTCGGCCACGTCACCTACTTCTGGAACGGCAACCGCTCGAACAAGTTCGAGGGCGAGACCTGGCAGGAAGTCCCCAGCGACGTCGTACCCTTCGAGCAGCGGCCGTGGATGAAGGCGGCCGAGATCACCGACGCGATGATCGCCGCGCTGCAGTCCGGCCAGTACAAGGTGCTGCGCTGCAACTACGCAAACGGCGACATGGTCGGCCACACCGGCAACTTCCGCGCCGCGACGATGGCGATCGAGGCGGTGGACCTGGCGCTGTCGCGCCTGCTGCCGGCGATCGATGCCGCAGGCGGGGTGGCGCTGATCACCGCCGACCACGGCAACGCCGACGAGATGTTCGAGCTCGACAAGAAGACGAAGCAGCCGGCACAGAACAAGGACGGCTCGTTCAAGGCCAAGACCGCGCACACGCTGAACCCGGTGCCGCTGGTTCTCTACGACAACGTCAGCGGCGGCAGGCTGGACCTGACACAGACCGACACCGCCGGCCTGTCGAACATCGCCGCCACAGTCGCCAACCTGCTCGGGTTGCAGAAGCACGACACGTGGGACGAGAGCCTGCTGAACGTGAAGTGA
- a CDS encoding LysR family transcriptional regulator — translation MELLALRTFEAVVDEGGILAASRKLNTVQSNVTARIRRLEEELGTELFFRSGRGVELAPAGRVLLDYARRMLNLERQTVAAVRQAGDEAGELRIGSMETFAALYLPPALSELRATHPALELRVRADTSATLVDHVLAHKLDCAFVAGPVVHPALQFDELVVEELVQVFAPGTDPVLSPLILFREGCAYRARAIALQRALGHAQADAMEFGTLEGILGCVSVGLGWTLMPRRIVAQSAHARRLEMRAVPAEIGLVPTGMVSRRSDAPPRALATLANLIRTQATAH, via the coding sequence ATGGAGCTCCTCGCCCTGCGCACCTTCGAAGCCGTCGTCGACGAAGGCGGCATCCTCGCTGCCTCGCGCAAGCTCAACACCGTGCAGTCCAACGTCACCGCCCGCATCCGCCGGCTGGAGGAGGAACTGGGCACCGAGCTGTTCTTCCGCTCCGGCCGCGGCGTCGAACTCGCCCCTGCGGGTCGGGTGCTGCTCGACTACGCACGCCGCATGCTCAACCTCGAACGCCAGACGGTCGCCGCCGTGCGCCAGGCCGGCGACGAGGCGGGCGAACTGCGCATCGGTTCGATGGAGACCTTCGCCGCGCTCTACCTGCCACCTGCACTGAGCGAACTGCGCGCCACCCACCCCGCGCTGGAGCTGCGCGTGCGGGCCGATACCAGCGCAACGCTGGTGGACCACGTGCTCGCCCACAAGCTCGACTGCGCTTTCGTCGCCGGCCCGGTGGTGCATCCGGCGCTGCAGTTCGACGAACTGGTGGTCGAGGAACTGGTGCAGGTCTTCGCCCCCGGCACCGATCCGGTGCTGAGTCCGCTGATCCTGTTCCGCGAGGGCTGCGCCTACCGCGCACGCGCCATCGCCCTGCAGCGCGCGCTAGGCCATGCCCAGGCCGACGCGATGGAGTTCGGCACGCTGGAAGGCATCCTCGGCTGCGTGTCGGTCGGCCTGGGCTGGACACTTATGCCGCGGCGCATCGTCGCGCAGTCGGCGCATGCGCGGCGGCTGGAGATGCGCGCTGTGCCGGCCGAGATCGGGCTGGTGCCGACCGGGATGGTGTCGCGCAGATCCGATGCCCCACCCCGCGCCCTGGCGACACTCGCCAACCTCATCCGCACGCAAGCGACGGCGCACTGA